One Thermosipho atlanticus DSM 15807 DNA window includes the following coding sequences:
- the rpsI gene encoding 30S ribosomal protein S9 — protein MAEYYMGTGRRKTSVARVYLKEGNGKVVINDKEYEDLNGYLENSVWTLHALEPLKVTGLEGKFDMIIRVNGGGKSGQAGAIRLGIARALLQYSAELRPTLKEKGLLTRDPRMVERKKYGLRKARRAPQFSKR, from the coding sequence TATTACATGGGAACAGGAAGAAGAAAGACTTCTGTTGCTAGAGTATATTTAAAAGAAGGTAATGGAAAAGTTGTAATTAATGATAAAGAATATGAAGATTTAAACGGATACCTTGAAAATTCTGTTTGGACACTTCACGCATTGGAACCATTAAAGGTTACAGGACTTGAAGGTAAATTTGATATGATTATTAGAGTAAATGGTGGAGGGAAATCTGGTCAAGCTGGTGCTATCAGACTTGGTATAGCAAGAGCCCTTTTACAATACAGCGCCGAACTAAGACCTACTTTGAAAGAAAAAGGCCTTCTTACAAGGGACCCAAGAATGGTAGAAAGAAAGAAATACGGTCTCAGAAAAGCAAGACGTGCTCCCCAATTCTCCAAACGTTAA
- the dnaG gene encoding DNA primase encodes MLSKKVIEEIKSKVDIVDVVSRYVSLQKVGNNYRALCPFHTETTPSFYVNPSFKTYHCFGCGASGDVIKFLQEIEGISFIEALRRLAKEAGVKIELEDSSSFHTLYLKFYTLLNEEYKKNLTDVAISYLKNRGFSESEIEKYEFGFSPIDSDLPFKIARELNINSLRKLGFLHGKDPFSGRLIIPIKDEYGRVIAFGGRVLGEGQPKYINSYETDFFKKSSTLFLLDVAKDKIKSADFAIICEGYFDAIAFHRAGLTNSVATLGTAFTKYHARKIRKLTQNVVLSFDTDSAGIKAALLSLKILLSQNFNVMVVMYEGEKDPDEILKLKGSSELVDVVKSAIPAEVFVPKALSKKYDLKNSNAINMYLGELKQWDEVFKLVPKRQENFRNTIKEILGYDFDFSKSLSYKIREATKLPTLEDMLVYLYLNFPERFENIEVDLELLKGEAREFFTYVKNENFSFERLSKDLSEYINRVLKKLENTEIDEIYIETIERKLLERSLERRIKEIDDYLKNASDEEKKVLLQTRIEIVRQLKNLGR; translated from the coding sequence ATGCTTTCAAAAAAGGTAATTGAGGAAATTAAGTCAAAAGTTGATATTGTTGATGTTGTTTCAAGGTACGTTAGCCTTCAAAAGGTTGGAAATAACTATAGAGCTTTGTGTCCTTTCCATACTGAAACCACCCCTTCGTTCTATGTCAATCCATCCTTTAAGACATACCACTGCTTTGGCTGTGGAGCGTCTGGGGATGTAATAAAGTTTCTTCAGGAAATCGAAGGAATTTCATTTATAGAAGCATTAAGAAGACTTGCAAAAGAGGCAGGTGTAAAGATTGAGCTTGAAGATTCATCGAGTTTTCATACTCTTTATTTAAAATTTTACACACTTTTAAACGAAGAGTATAAAAAAAACTTAACTGATGTTGCAATTTCGTATTTAAAAAATAGAGGATTTAGTGAAAGTGAGATAGAAAAGTACGAGTTTGGTTTTTCACCAATTGATTCTGATTTACCCTTTAAAATTGCCAGAGAGCTTAATATAAACTCTTTAAGAAAACTTGGATTTTTACATGGCAAAGATCCATTTTCAGGTAGATTAATTATTCCAATAAAGGATGAGTATGGCCGAGTAATTGCGTTTGGTGGAAGGGTATTGGGTGAAGGACAACCAAAATATATCAATTCATATGAAACTGATTTTTTTAAAAAATCCTCAACTTTATTTTTGCTTGATGTTGCAAAAGATAAGATAAAGAGTGCTGATTTTGCGATTATATGCGAAGGGTATTTTGATGCAATAGCTTTTCATAGGGCGGGACTTACAAATTCTGTAGCGACACTTGGCACTGCTTTTACAAAATACCATGCAAGAAAAATAAGGAAGTTGACACAAAATGTGGTTCTTTCATTTGATACTGATTCTGCGGGGATAAAGGCAGCTCTTTTAAGTTTAAAAATTTTGCTATCACAAAATTTTAATGTGATGGTAGTTATGTATGAAGGTGAAAAAGATCCAGATGAAATTCTGAAATTAAAAGGTAGCTCAGAACTTGTTGATGTTGTAAAATCGGCTATACCTGCAGAAGTATTTGTTCCAAAGGCATTGTCTAAAAAATACGATTTGAAAAATTCAAATGCAATAAATATGTATTTAGGAGAATTAAAACAGTGGGATGAAGTTTTTAAACTTGTACCTAAGAGACAAGAAAATTTTAGGAATACCATTAAAGAAATATTGGGATATGATTTTGATTTTTCCAAATCTCTTTCGTACAAGATTAGAGAGGCAACAAAACTACCAACTTTGGAAGATATGCTTGTTTATTTGTACTTAAATTTCCCTGAACGATTTGAAAATATTGAAGTAGATTTAGAACTTTTAAAAGGAGAAGCTCGGGAATTTTTCACTTATGTAAAGAATGAGAACTTCTCCTTTGAAAGATTGTCTAAAGATTTGTCTGAATATATAAACAGGGTTTTGAAGAAATTAGAGAATACTGAAATTGATGAAATATATATTGAAACAATTGAGAGAAAACTCCTTGAAAGAAGTTTAGAAAGAAGAATAAAGGAGATTGATGATTATTTGAAAAACGCATCTGATGAAGAAAAAAAGGTATTACTTCAAACCAGAATTGAGATTGTAAGGCAACTTAAAAATCTTGGGAGGTGA
- the rpoD gene encoding RNA polymerase sigma factor RpoD: MAKRRTAVDTSDKKIKELIKIGKEKGFVTYDDIDKMFPPEKVEDFDGNLLERVYEELEKNGITITDTSGLDTDINVQDFLEESPKFYDNMAPKDLIKMYLRDIGKIPLLSQSMERELARRAQMGDERAKQKLVESNLRLVVSIAKRYVGKGLSFLDLIQEGNVGLLKAVEKFDWRKGYKFSTYATWWIRQAITRAIADQARTIRVPVHMVETINKMQKIMREYYQEHGEEIPIEELAKALDKPVEKVEEIMQAARETTSLEAPVGEDEDSTVADFVPDETIASPKKEAMRMLIREEVEKVLETLNDREKLVLKMRYGLTDGKAKTLEEVGQYFNVTRERIRQIEVKALRKLRHPSRSRYLKVLFKMLDEE; encoded by the coding sequence ATGGCAAAAAGAAGAACCGCAGTAGACACAAGCGACAAGAAAATAAAAGAGTTAATTAAAATTGGTAAAGAAAAAGGATTTGTAACTTACGATGATATTGATAAAATGTTTCCTCCAGAAAAAGTTGAAGATTTTGATGGAAATTTACTCGAAAGGGTATATGAAGAACTCGAAAAGAATGGAATAACAATAACCGATACTTCGGGATTAGATACAGATATCAATGTCCAAGATTTCCTTGAAGAATCCCCGAAATTTTACGATAATATGGCTCCAAAAGATTTGATAAAAATGTATTTAAGGGATATTGGTAAAATCCCACTTTTAAGTCAATCTATGGAAAGAGAACTTGCAAGACGTGCGCAAATGGGTGATGAAAGAGCAAAACAGAAACTTGTAGAATCAAACCTTAGACTCGTAGTAAGTATAGCAAAGAGATATGTTGGTAAAGGTCTTTCGTTTCTGGATTTGATTCAAGAAGGAAATGTTGGTCTTTTAAAGGCAGTTGAAAAATTTGACTGGAGAAAGGGATACAAATTTTCAACCTATGCAACTTGGTGGATTAGACAAGCTATTACAAGAGCAATAGCTGATCAGGCACGAACAATTAGGGTACCAGTCCATATGGTTGAGACAATAAACAAAATGCAAAAAATAATGAGGGAATATTATCAAGAGCATGGGGAAGAAATTCCAATTGAAGAACTTGCAAAAGCACTTGATAAACCGGTTGAAAAAGTAGAAGAAATAATGCAGGCTGCAAGAGAAACAACGTCTCTTGAAGCACCTGTGGGCGAAGATGAAGATTCAACTGTTGCAGACTTTGTCCCTGATGAAACAATAGCATCTCCAAAGAAAGAAGCAATGAGAATGCTTATAAGGGAAGAAGTGGAAAAGGTGCTAGAAACGTTGAATGATAGAGAAAAATTAGTTTTAAAAATGAGATACGGATTAACGGATGGTAAAGCTAAGACTCTTGAAGAGGTAGGGCAGTATTTCAACGTTACTAGAGAAAGAATTAGACAGATAGAAGTAAAAGCTTTGAGAAAATTGAGACATCCATCAAGAAGTAGGTACCTTAAAGTTTTATTTAAAATGCTTGATGAAGAATAA